A genomic window from Gossypium hirsutum isolate 1008001.06 chromosome D12, Gossypium_hirsutum_v2.1, whole genome shotgun sequence includes:
- the LOC107940650 gene encoding haloacid dehalogenase-like hydrolase domain-containing protein 3 isoform X1 yields the protein MESCFTKYWHSKTLFTSLYSLRRSSISIHSVRNSVKRAYDGLLLDAAGTLLQLSKPVEETYASIGAKHGLKLNSAEIKKGFKRAFAAPWPDKLRYEGDGKPFWKLVVSEATGCSNDDYFEEVYEHYGNGYAWRLPDGASETIWLLKNAGVKVAVVSNFDTRLRKVLKELNVIDLFDAVIISSEVGYEKPDARIFKAALDQIDVEADKVVHVGDDLKADKVGANAVGIDCWLWGKDVKTFADIEKYIFISDP from the exons ATGGAATCTTGCTTCACGAAATATTGGCATAGCAAGACTCTTTTCACATCACTTTATTCCCTTCGCCGTTCTTCCATCTCCATTCACTCTG TTAGAAATTCGGTTAAAAGAGCTTACGATGGACTGCTGTTGGACGCCGCAGGCACTCTCTTGCAATTATCCAAGCCTGTAGAAGAGACTTACGCTTCTATTGGAGCTAAACACG GTCTGAAATTGAATTCAGCTGAAATaaagaaaggatttaaaagggcTTTTGCTGCTCCCTGGCCTGATAAGCTCCGTTACGAG GGGGATGGAAAGCCATTTTGGAAACTTGTTGTCTCTGAAGCCACTGGCTGTTCCAATGACGATTACTTTGAGGAAGTTTACGAG CATTATGGAAATGGTTATGCATGGCGTCTTCCAGATGGAGCGTCTGAAACAATATGGCTTCTCAAAAATGCTGGAG TTAAAGTGGCTGTTGTGTCCAATTTTGACACCCGATTGAGGAAGGTATTGAAGGAACTCAATGTCATAGATCT gTTTGATGCTGTAATTATATCTTCAGAGGTTGGTTATGAAAAACCAGATGCAAGGATATTTAAAGCTGCTTTAG ATCAAATTGATGTGGAGGCTGACAAGGTGGTACATGTGGGGGATGATCTAAAGGCAGATAAAGTTGGAGCCAATGCTGTCGGGATAGACTGCTG GTTGTGGGGTAAAGATGTAAAGACATTCGCGGATATAGAGAAGTATATTTTCATCTCAGATCCATAA
- the LOC107940650 gene encoding haloacid dehalogenase-like hydrolase domain-containing protein 3 isoform X2 encodes MESCFTKYWHSKTLFTSLYSLRRSSISIHSVRNSVKRAYDGLLLDAAGTLLQLSKPVEETYASIGAKHGLKLNSAEIKKGFKRAFAAPWPDKLRYEGDGKPFWKLVVSEATGCSNDDYFEEVYEHYGNGYAWRLPDGASETIWLLKNAGGHIHQFIFRFDAVIISSEVGYEKPDARIFKAALDQIDVEADKVVHVGDDLKADKVGANAVGIDCWLWGKDVKTFADIEKYIFISDP; translated from the exons ATGGAATCTTGCTTCACGAAATATTGGCATAGCAAGACTCTTTTCACATCACTTTATTCCCTTCGCCGTTCTTCCATCTCCATTCACTCTG TTAGAAATTCGGTTAAAAGAGCTTACGATGGACTGCTGTTGGACGCCGCAGGCACTCTCTTGCAATTATCCAAGCCTGTAGAAGAGACTTACGCTTCTATTGGAGCTAAACACG GTCTGAAATTGAATTCAGCTGAAATaaagaaaggatttaaaagggcTTTTGCTGCTCCCTGGCCTGATAAGCTCCGTTACGAG GGGGATGGAAAGCCATTTTGGAAACTTGTTGTCTCTGAAGCCACTGGCTGTTCCAATGACGATTACTTTGAGGAAGTTTACGAG CATTATGGAAATGGTTATGCATGGCGTCTTCCAGATGGAGCGTCTGAAACAATATGGCTTCTCAAAAATGCTGGAGGTCATATTCATCAA tttattttcaggTTTGATGCTGTAATTATATCTTCAGAGGTTGGTTATGAAAAACCAGATGCAAGGATATTTAAAGCTGCTTTAG ATCAAATTGATGTGGAGGCTGACAAGGTGGTACATGTGGGGGATGATCTAAAGGCAGATAAAGTTGGAGCCAATGCTGTCGGGATAGACTGCTG GTTGTGGGGTAAAGATGTAAAGACATTCGCGGATATAGAGAAGTATATTTTCATCTCAGATCCATAA
- the LOC107940650 gene encoding haloacid dehalogenase-like hydrolase domain-containing protein 3 isoform X3, with protein MESCFTKYWHSKTLFTSLYSLRRSSISIHSGTLLQLSKPVEETYASIGAKHGLKLNSAEIKKGFKRAFAAPWPDKLRYEGDGKPFWKLVVSEATGCSNDDYFEEVYEHYGNGYAWRLPDGASETIWLLKNAGVKVAVVSNFDTRLRKVLKELNVIDLFDAVIISSEVGYEKPDARIFKAALDQIDVEADKVVHVGDDLKADKVGANAVGIDCWLWGKDVKTFADIEKYIFISDP; from the exons ATGGAATCTTGCTTCACGAAATATTGGCATAGCAAGACTCTTTTCACATCACTTTATTCCCTTCGCCGTTCTTCCATCTCCATTCACTCTG GCACTCTCTTGCAATTATCCAAGCCTGTAGAAGAGACTTACGCTTCTATTGGAGCTAAACACG GTCTGAAATTGAATTCAGCTGAAATaaagaaaggatttaaaagggcTTTTGCTGCTCCCTGGCCTGATAAGCTCCGTTACGAG GGGGATGGAAAGCCATTTTGGAAACTTGTTGTCTCTGAAGCCACTGGCTGTTCCAATGACGATTACTTTGAGGAAGTTTACGAG CATTATGGAAATGGTTATGCATGGCGTCTTCCAGATGGAGCGTCTGAAACAATATGGCTTCTCAAAAATGCTGGAG TTAAAGTGGCTGTTGTGTCCAATTTTGACACCCGATTGAGGAAGGTATTGAAGGAACTCAATGTCATAGATCT gTTTGATGCTGTAATTATATCTTCAGAGGTTGGTTATGAAAAACCAGATGCAAGGATATTTAAAGCTGCTTTAG ATCAAATTGATGTGGAGGCTGACAAGGTGGTACATGTGGGGGATGATCTAAAGGCAGATAAAGTTGGAGCCAATGCTGTCGGGATAGACTGCTG GTTGTGGGGTAAAGATGTAAAGACATTCGCGGATATAGAGAAGTATATTTTCATCTCAGATCCATAA